From the genome of Leptodactylus fuscus isolate aLepFus1 chromosome 1, aLepFus1.hap2, whole genome shotgun sequence, one region includes:
- the REM2 gene encoding GTP-binding protein REM 2 yields MELSICHTENPGRKQGQQTGVRARGKTDTDMTLNKIEKLGGLRQHRGSLPLAADSRRRGSMPLPYKHQLRRAQAVDELDWPSVHSGSSDSVRSSDSNPEPGVYKVMLLGDNGVGKTTLAGIFGGTHDTFSHESDHPEDTYERDLIVDGEKTTLMVYDIWEQSGPHTWMQDNCLQMGDAFLLIFSVTDRSSFQRLPGLLLRLRTARPHRHIPVILVGNKGDLARSREVSMEEGRSLAGMLSCKYTETSAALHHNTQELLEGVVRQIRLRKDEGERPPPTPATLLPPGRRESLTKRARRLLQGIMGKHKGFFKQRSKSCHDLSVL; encoded by the exons ATGGAATTGAGCATCTGCCACACAGAGAACCCAGGCAGAAAACAGGGGCAGCAGACAGGTGTCAGAGCCAGGGGAAAAACAG atacTGACATGACACTAAACAAAATAGAGAAACTGGGGGGCTTGCGGCAACATAGAGGAAGTCTTCCTCTTGCAGCTGACTCACGACGGCGGGGTAGTATGCCCTTACCATACAAACATCAGCTGAGACGTGCTCAAGCTGTAGATGAACTTGACTGGCCAAGCGTTCATTCTGGGTCATCTGACTCCGTGAGGTCTTCAGACAGTAACCCAGAGCCTGGTGTCTACAAAGTGATGTTACTTGGTGATAATGGAGTAGGAAAGACAACCCTTGCTGGCATATTTGGAGGCACACATGACACCTTTTCTCATGAGTCTGACCATCCAG AGGATACCTATGAGAGAGATCTAATAGTGGATGGAGAGAAAACAACACTAATGGTTTATGATATCTGGGAACAG TCAGGACCACATACATGGATGCAAGACAACTGCCTACAGATGGGTGATGCCTTTCTTCTAATCTTCTCAGTGACAGATCGTAGTAGTTTTCAACGTCTACCAGGTCTTCTTCTAAGGTTACGCACTGCCCGTCCACATCGACATATTCCAGTGATTCTTGTAGGCAATAAAGGAGATCTAGCACGCTCCAGAGAGGTCAGCATGGAAG AGGGACGCTCCCTGGCAGGCATGCTAAGCTGTAAGTACACAGAGACATCTGCTGCCCTTCACCATAATACTCAGGAGCTGCTTGAAGGGGTTGTCAGGCAGATTCGCTTACGAAAGGATGAAGGAGAACGTCCTCCTCCGACACCAGCTACTCTCTTGCCACCAGGACGTAGAGAAAGTTTGACCAAAAGGGCGAGGCGACTGTTgcaagggattatgggaaaaCACAAAGGATTCTTCAAGCAAAGATCAAAATCTTGCCATGatctttctgtactgtga